The Vibrio metoecus sequence ACTTTGAAGTACAAGACGGTGTGACCGAAACCAATCACGGTATCTTGGATTATCTGGTTGTGACATCAAGCAAATGGTGGGATGGCTTACCGGCAGATGTGCGTGACCAGTTTGCTCAAATTCTTCGTGAAGTGACGTTAGAACGCAACGCAGAATCCAATAAGGTTGAGGAACTGAACAAGCAGTACATCATTGAAGCAGGTGGCGTGGTGCGTACTCTGACCCCAGAGCAACGTCAGCAATGGGTTGATGCTTTCAAGCCGGTTTGGAAGAAGTTTGAAAAAGACATCGGTTCTGATCTGATTGATGCCGCGTTGACTTCGAACAAGAAGTAATCTCTCTTTTGGCCCCATTGCGGTGGGGCCGTTTGTCTGTTCGTCACACTATTAGAGCGATGTATCACATGGAACAGTCATGGCTTTCTAGAGTCGGTCAGTTTACCGACATGATTGAAGAATTTCTGATTGCGTTTTTTATGGGCGCAATGACCCTATTAACCTTTGCTAACGTCGTCATGCGCTATTTGTTTAACGACAACATTCTCTGGGCGTTAGAAGGCACCGTATTTATGTTTGCGTGGATGGTGCTGGTCGGTGCCTCTTTCGGCGTAAAAAGACACTTCCATATTGGTGTGGATGTATTGATTAATATTGCCCCTCAAGGGCTGCGCAAGCTCTATGCGCTAGTGGCGGTGGCTTGCTGCTTGGCATTTTCTATCATGCTGCTGGTCGGATCTTGGCAATATTGGTACCCCTTTATCAGTGAACGTGCATGGTATGAAACGGACGATATTCCTATGCCTGATGCTCTGCAGTTTCTCGCGGATTGGTTAAACGAAGGTGAGCGTTATGAAAAGCTGCCGCGTTTTATCCCTTATGCCGCGTTGCCAATTGGTATGGGATTGCTCACTTTTCGTTTTATGCAGATCGCTTGGAAAATTGTAACGGGTCAGCTGGATCGTATGATCGCAGGGCATGAAGCAGAAGAAGATCTAGAAGCCCTAAAAGCGGAGCTTTCAGAAGCCAGTGAGGCGATGATGCCTAATACCCAAGGCAAGGAGAAGTAAATCATGGCGGTTGCACTGTTATTTATTCTGGTGATTGGCCTAATGTTGATTGGGGTACCGATTGCCATTTCTCTTGGGTTGTCGAGCATTCTGTTCTTGCTTTGGCATTCGGATACCTCTCTAGCGGCAGTGGCGCAAACGTTGTTTAACGCGTTTGCAGGACACTATACGCTGCTGGCGATCCCGTTTTTCATTTTGGCTTCAAGTTTTATGTCTACTGGCGGGGTAGCAAAA is a genomic window containing:
- a CDS encoding TRAP transporter small permease, with protein sequence MEQSWLSRVGQFTDMIEEFLIAFFMGAMTLLTFANVVMRYLFNDNILWALEGTVFMFAWMVLVGASFGVKRHFHIGVDVLINIAPQGLRKLYALVAVACCLAFSIMLLVGSWQYWYPFISERAWYETDDIPMPDALQFLADWLNEGERYEKLPRFIPYAALPIGMGLLTFRFMQIAWKIVTGQLDRMIAGHEAEEDLEALKAELSEASEAMMPNTQGKEK